The sequence ACATGATGGTGCTGGTCGAGACGCTGCTGCACGACCTGGTCGTGGAACTCAAGGGCGAGCCGAAACTCACCTACCAGGGGCGCGAACTGGACTTCTCGCTGCCGTTCAGGCGGCTGGACTTCGTGACGGCGCTGAAGGAGCAGGCGGGCCTGGACTTCGATCCGCTGGACCTCGTGAAGCTGCGCGAGTGGAGTGACGTGCACCACCCGGAGCACCGCAAGACCCCGGACTACAAGCTGCTGGACAAGCTGGGGGGCGAGTACGTCGAGCCGTTGCTGCAGAACCCGACGTTCCTGACGGACATGCCGCTGGCGATCAGTCCGCTGGTGAAGGTGCACCGCGACCGCGACGGGCTGGCCGAGCGTGCGGATCTGTACGTGGCGGGGTTCGAGCTGGCGCCGATCTACTCGGAGCTGAACGACGCGCTGGATCAGCGGGAGCGGTTCGAGGCGCAGACGGCCCGCCGGGACGCCGGGGATGACGAGGCGCACGAGCAGGACGAGGACTTCCTGCTGGCGCTGGAGTACGGCATGCCGCCCACCGCCGGGATGGGCATGGGCATGGACCGCCTGGCGATGCTGATGACCGACCGGGATTCCATCCGGGACGTGCTGCTGTTCCCGCTGCTGCGGCCCGAGGGGACGGGCGTGGCTGGTGAGACTGCGGACGCTGATCACTGACGATAAAGGCGAGGAGGGCGCCGGGGCCAGGGGGTCCCGGCCTCTCTTTTGGGTGGAAGTTAGATCGGTTGTCCAGAAATGTCTGGCGTGAAGCGCTTCCATTAATTCGTTCGTTTGACAAACAAAATTAAGCAGGCGCAGCATACCCCTACACAAGCCCCACCTGACCCGCAGTCGGAACAGCCGACTGACGCCCTGCCCACTGCCCCACCATGCTGACCCGCCCGGCCAGCAGAGGACACCCCATGTTGCACGCCGACTCCCACAGCCCGGACACCCTGGACCTCGCGGCCATCCGCGCGCGGCACACCCTGCTGCTGCTCGGCCTGCTGTGGGACCGGGACCTGGCCCGCGTGGACATCGCCCGCGAACTGGGCCTGTCCCGCAGCGCCATCAGTTCCATCGTCACGGAACTGATCAGCGTCGGACTGGTGCAGGAAGTCGGCACGCGCGGCACCGGCGGCGTCGGACGGCGCGCCACCCTGCTGAACCTCAACACCCGCGCCGCCGCGCTGCTCGCGATCGACCTGGGCGCCAGCCACGCCCGCGTGGACGCCCTGGACCTCCACTGCCGCCCCCTGGCCACCCGCACCGTTGGGCACGACATCGCCCTGGGTCCCCAGGCCACCTACGCCCTGCTGCGCGACCTGACCGCCCAGGTGCTCGCCGACGCGAACCTGCACGCCGCGCAGATAGCCCTGGTTGGCATCGGCGTTCCCGGGCCCGTCGACCACGACACCGGCCGCGTCGTGCAGCCCCCCAACATGCCCGGCTGGGACGGCGAGAACGTCCGCGCCGCCCTGCAGGACGCCCTGAACCTCGAGGTCCTCGTGGACAACGACGCCAACCTGGGCGCCCTGGCCGAGGCCCGCTTCGGCGCGCACCGCGGCATCCAGGACCTCATCTACGTGAAGGTCGCCACCGGCATCGGCGCCGGCGTGCTGCTCGGCGGACGCCTGCACCGCGGCACGCGCGGCGGGGCCGGAGAGATCGGGCACATCAGCATCAACGAGCAGGGCCCCGTCGGCCGCAGCGGCAACCCCGGCAGCCTGGAAAGCTACGCCGCCGCGCAGGTCATCGAGAACCACGCCCGCAGCCTCCGCCTCCAGGGGCACCCCACCAGCCTCCCCGATCCCCTGACCATCGAGGACCTGCTCGCCCACGCGGGCAGCGACCCCCTGGCCCGCGTCGTGTGGGAGGAAGCCGGACACCACCTGGGCGTGGCGATCAGCACCACCCTGAACCTGTTCAACCCGGCCGCCGTGATCATCGGCGGGCGCCTCTCCCAGGCGGGCGACGTGCTGCTGCGCGCCATCCGCGTCAGCGCCCAGAGCCGCACCATGCGCATCAACGCCGACCGCACCCGCATCGACCTGGGCACGCTCGGCCAGGACGCCGGCGTGCTGGGTGCCGGCGCCATGATGCTCGATTCCCTCTTCACCCCACGGGGCCTGCCGCACCTGTACGGCATCGCCCGCATGAACCAGAACGCCCGGGACCTCGCGGGCAGCCGCGCCCCACCCCCGGCCACCCGGCCCGCCCCCCGAACCCTGAACGCACCCGTTTCTCACGGAGGAACACCATGAAAAAAGCACTGCTGCTCGCCGCCGCCCTCGCCGTCACCACCAGCGCCTCCGCCGCTGGCAAACTGGAGATCTTCTCCTGGTGGTCCGGTGACGAGGGTCCCGCCCTCGAAGCCCTGATCAAGCTGTACAAGGCCAAGTACCCCAGCGTCACGGTCGACAACGCCACCGTGTCCGGCGGCGCCGGCACCAACGCCAAGGCCGTCCTGAAAACCCGCATGCTGGGCGGCACGCCCCCCGACTCCTTCCAGGCGCACGCCGGGCAGGAACTCATCGGCACCTGGGTCGTCGCCGGACGCATGGAAGACCTGAGCGGTCTGTTCAAGAGCGAAGGCTGGAACAAGGTCTTCCCCAAGGACCTCGTCAAGCTGATCAGCAGCAAGGGCGGCACCTGGAGCGTGCCCGTGAACGTGCACCGCAGCAACGTCATGTGGTACAACCCCGCCAAACTCAAGGCCTGGGGCGTCACCGCACCCAAGACCTGGCCCGAATTCCTCAAGACCTGCTCCACCCTGAAAGCCAAAGGTGTCGCCGCGCCCCTGGTCGTCGGTGAGAACTGGACCCAGCAGCACCTCTGGGAAAGCGTCATGATCGGCACCATCGGCGCCGCCAACTGGGAGAACCTGTGGGCCGGGAAGCTGAAGTTCACCGATCCCAAGGTCGTGGGCGGCTTCACCACCTTCGGCAAGGTCATGGACTGCGCCAACAAGGACGCCAGCGGCCTCAGCTGGCAGCAGGCCAGCGACCGCATCATCAGCGGCCAGAGTGCCTTCAACGTCATGGGCGACTGGGCGGCCGGGTACTTCACCACCACCAAGAAGCTCACCCCCATGGGCGGCTTCGGCTGGGCCCCCGCCCCCGGCACCACCAAGACCTTCGTGATGCTCGCCGACTCCTTCGGCCTGCCCAAGGGCGCCAAGGACCGCGCCGAGGCCATGAACTGGCTGAAGATCCTGGGCAGCAAGGCCGGACAGGACGCCTTCAACCCCCTCAAGGGCTCCATCGCCGCGCGCACCGACAGTGACCTGAGCAAGTACAACACCTACAGCCGCAGCGCCGCCGCCGACTGGAAGAGCAACAAGATCGTCGGCAGCCTCGTGCACGGCGCCGTCGCCCCCGAAAGCTTCACCAGCGCCTTCGGCGCGATCATCGACCAGTTCGTCGCCAGCAAGAACAGCGCCGGCGCTGCCGCCGCCGCGCAGCAGCTGGCCGTGCGCGCCGGCATCAGCAAGTAACCGCCGCCTGGCGGTCAGACCGCCACGCAGACACCTGAAGTCAGTGGATTGTGGGCCGCGGGATCTTCCGCTGCCCGCAGTCCACTTCCCCTGAAAGGAGGCCCACATGAAAGGCCTGAGTAAAGACCGCCTGTGGTCCATTGCCGTCCTGACGCCCAGCATCATCCTGATCGCGGTGTTCGTGTACGGATTCATCGCGCGCAGCGTGTACGTCAGCATGACCGACTGGGGCAACGACCCCGCGCAGGCCCTGGCCCTCAACCCCATCATCCGCTGGGTGGGCTTCACCAACTACCAGGACCTGTTCACCGGCTTCCTCCAGGGGCGCTTCCGGCAGGAACTCGTCAGCACCATCTTCTTCACGCTGTTCTTCATCCTGGGCTGCCTGGGTCTGGGCCTGGGCCTCGCGCTGATCCTGGACCGTAACCCGCGCGGCGAAGGGCTGTGGCGCACCATCTTCCTGTTCCCCATGAGCCTGTCGTTCATCGTGACCGGCACCATCTGGCGCTGGATGCTGCAACCCGAAGGCGGCGTGAACCAGGCGCCCACCCTGTTCGGCGGTCAGAGCGGCACGTTCGCGTGGCTGAGCAGCACCGACGCCATCCTGAAATTCGACTGGAACAAGCTGCCCCTGCTGACCGCCAGCGTCGTCGGCCTGGTGCTGGTCGTCATGGCCGTCCGGGCCGCGCGCAGCGGCGACCGCACCCGCACCCTGGTCGCCGGGGCGTGCGCCGCGCTGCTGTTCCTGTGGGCGCTGTTCATCGGCCCGAACGTCAAGCTGCTGCCCGCCCCGGAACTGCACGGCTTCAACCTCGCCCTCATCGGCATCATCATCGCCGCCGTGTGGCAGATGAGCGGCTACACCATGGCCCTGTACCTCGCGGGCCTGCGCGGCATCCCCGAAGAACTCCGCGAGGCCGCCAAGGTCGACGGCGCCAACGACCTCGGCATGTACCAGCACGTCATCTTCCCGCTGCTGGCGCCCATCACCCTGAGCGCCATGATCGTCCTGGGTCACATCAGCCTGAAGATCTTCGACCTCGTGTACGCCATGGCCGGACCGGACAACATCGCCACCAGCGTCCCGGCACTGAACATGTACCTCACCAGCTTCCGGCAGAACCAGTTCGCGCTGGGCGCCGCGATCGGCACCATCCTGCTGATCCTCGTGGCGTTCGTGATCGTTCCCTACCTCGCCTCCCAGTTCCGCACCGAGGAAGGCCACGCATGACCACCACCGCCCCCGCCAACGCCGCCCCCACCGCCACGCCCCGCCGCCCCCTGAAACCCGGGCGGATCCTGATGTACGCCCTGCTGATCCTGGCCGCGCTGTTCTTCCTCGTGCCGGTGTACCTGCTGCTCGCCACCGCCCTGAAAAGCCCGGATGCGATCAACCTGGCCACCACCTGGCACTGGCCCGCCGCGCTGAACTGGGCCAGCTTCAGCGACGCCTGGGCCAAGATCGGCGGAAACGTCCTGAACAGCCTCTTCCTGGCCGTCACCGCCACCCTGCTCAGCGCCCTGCTGGGTAGCCTGAACGGCTACGCCCTGAGCAAATGGAAGTTCCGCGGCGCGAACACCATGTTCGCCCTGATGCTCTTCGGGATGTTCATCCCGTACCAGGCGATCCTGATCCCCCTGTTCCAGTTCATCAAGAGCCTCGGCCTGTACGGCAGCATCTGGGGTCTGGTCCTGGCGCACGTCGTGTACGGCATTCCCATCACGACCCTGATCTTCCGCAACTTCTACGCCGACGTGCCCGACGCTCTGATCGAGGCCGCCACCATCGACGGCGCCGGCTTCTGGCAGATCTACGGCCGGGTCATCTTCCCGATCAGCATCCCCGGCTTCGTCGTCGTGATCATCTGGCAGTTCACGCAGGTCTGGAACGAATTCCTGTTCGCCGCCACCCTGACCAACACCACCAGCCAGCCCGTCACGTACGCCCTGTCCCAACTCGCGGGCGGACAGGCCGTCAGCTGGAACCTCCCCATGGCCGGCGCGATCCTCGCCGCGCTCCCCACCCTGCTCGTGTACATCCTGCTCGGCCGTTACTTCGTGCGCGGCCTGCTCGCCGGGTCCGTCAAGGGCTGAACACCGGCCCCCCTCGCGCGCCCCGCACTCCGGTGTGGGGCGCGTTCATTTCACCTGCGCCACGTGCCGTCCTTTTCCGTTGCGTCCGATCTTGCCTTCCCGCATCAGCAGGCCCAGCAGGCTGTACGAGAGGTAGTCCTTCGAGCCGCCCCCGTAGTCACTGCGCAGGCCCAGCAGGCTGGCGACCTCGGCGTTCTTCACGCCGCCCGGGTTGGCCTGCGCGAACTCCAGCACGGCGTCCTTGAGCAGCGTCAGGCCGACCTGCGCTTTCTCCGGGGCGCCTGCGGGCACGGTCAGGCCGGGACGCTCCTTGCCGCCCAGGCCCGAGGGCAGCACGGTGTTCGTCAGGAGTCCGCCGCTGGCCTGCGTGCCGAACGCCGCGATCAGTTCCGCCTCCAGCCGCAGCGCCTCGGCCTCGGTCAGGTGCTCCACCAGATAACTCACGAGGACCTGCGCCCCGGCGCCCTCGATCTCGCGGATGCGGTCACCCTTGGGGGTGTGGTCCGGGCGGATCAGGTGATCGTGGGCGCGCGTGCCCGTGCCCTTCCCGATGTAGAAGGGCCGCGCCGGGTGCTGGCGCGGGTCCTTCAGGGCGTACACGTAGTACGGCTTGTCCGGTGTCACCTGGGTTTCCCGATCATCCGCCTCAGCATGCCAGGTCCGTGCCCTGCCCGGGCCGCACCTGTGCCTATCCGCGCATGACGAAGTGTTCGATGATGGCGTGGTGGTCCTCGAAGAACAGTTCGGGGCGGGCCAGGACGTCGCTGAGCGGCATCCAGAGGGCCTCGCTGGCGTCGCTGCCGCCGCTGAGGCGTGGCAGCTGCCCGATGCCGAGGTCGAAGTGGAAGGCGTGCGTGATGGTGCGGCCGCGCAGGCTGCGGTCGGGGTAGTCGAAGACCGCCTGGGCGCGCAGCGCGGCTTTCAGGTCGAGGGCCGTGCCCAGTCCGGTTTCTTCCTGCACTTCGCGGACGCAGCAGTCGAGGAGGGTTTCGTTCTGTTCGAGGAAGCCGCCGGGCATGGCGAGTCGCCCCCGGCCGGGCAGGCCGCCGCGCCGCACGAGCAGGACGTGGCCGCTGCGGGTGATGACGGCGTCGGTCGTGACGAAGATGGGGGGGTAGGGGGCGTCTTTCCAGGCGGCGCGGTAGCGGGCGAGGTATTCGTATTCGTCGCGCAGGTCGCGGTAGTCGGGGGTGGTCTGGAAGGTGGTCAGGAAGGCGTGGACGGCGGGGGGGACCATGCCCTGCACGGTGTCGGGGCGGCCTTCGAAGTAGGCGCGGCGGACGTCGGTGGCGCTCAGGGGACTGACGACGTGGGTGGGGATGAATTCCCAGGCGGGGAAGGAGCGAAGGTAGTAGCTGCTTTCGTCCTTGATGTGGCCGATGAGGGCGACGTCGGTGCTGCCGCGCGTGTGGGCGGTGACGCCGGCCTGGACTTCGCTGAGCCACAGGGCCTCGTTGTAGTAGTAGTCGCGGACGTGCACGAACAGCACGCGTGTCCTGGGGATGCCGGCGCCCCGGAGCATGGCGCTGATGAGGTCCTGGCGTTCCTCGGCGGTGAAGGGGTTCTTGATGTTGCGGGCGGCGCGGGCGCTGCCGATGACGACGATGAGTTTCTGGACGCTCTGGAGCGCTTCGAGCATCACGGCGAGGTGCGCGGCGTGTGGGGGTTCGAAGCGGCCGATGTACACGCCGAAGGTGCGGCGGCGGCGCGGGGGCAGAGCAGGGCTGGTCATGCTCCTCACGTTGACATAGATGAACAATGAAAAACATGAGAAATCTGCCGGTGATCCTCTGGATGCCGGTCATGCGCTCACCCCACCGGTCCGTCCGTCGTACTGTGGAGGCATGACCCGCACCCTGCTGGCTGCCACCCTCGTCCTCTCGCTTGCCGCGCCCGCCGTCGCCGGGGGGGCCGCCGCGCCCAGCACGCAGGTGCAGGCCGCCACGCCCGCCGCCGTCATGGCCAGCCTGAAAGCCGCCGGCTACCGGGTCACCATGAACCCCACCAGCCCCGACCGCGACCCCACCATGACCGTCACCGCCGGCGACCGCGAACTGCAGGTGTGGCTCAGCAGCTGCGCGAACGGCGTGTGCGGCCGCGTGACCGCCAGCAGCTCCTGGGACTACAGCGACGCCGAGGAACTCGACACCGAATTCCTGAACGAGTGGAACAGCAACTACTACACCCAGGCGTACCTGTACGAGGGCAGCGTCTACCTCGATAGCACCATGCCCATCCGCGGCGGGTACACCCAGGCCACCCTGAAAGCCTGGATGACCGATTACCTCGACGATGTCAGCGCCTTCGAGGACGAACTGCCCAGCGAGTAACTCCGCACCGGTGACCCCTCCGGACCGCATCAGCGGCCACCGGGGGGGTCTGCCACGCAGGTAAAGGAACTCCCCAGGGCAGCTCAAGAGGCCTCAAGTCCGGCCGGGCCTGCGCGGACGGCGCACGGCTGCACACTGAAGTCCTGATGTCAGACCTCAAACACCTGGGCCAGCAGGCCGCCAGCAGCCTCAAAGGCGGCGTCGAGAGCGCGCAGCAGGCCGCCGCGAACGCCACCCAGCACGCCGCCCCCTGGC comes from Deinococcus sedimenti and encodes:
- a CDS encoding YbjN domain-containing protein, whose protein sequence is MTRTLLAATLVLSLAAPAVAGGAAAPSTQVQAATPAAVMASLKAAGYRVTMNPTSPDRDPTMTVTAGDRELQVWLSSCANGVCGRVTASSSWDYSDAEELDTEFLNEWNSNYYTQAYLYEGSVYLDSTMPIRGGYTQATLKAWMTDYLDDVSAFEDELPSE
- a CDS encoding ABC transporter substrate-binding protein, which translates into the protein MKKALLLAAALAVTTSASAAGKLEIFSWWSGDEGPALEALIKLYKAKYPSVTVDNATVSGGAGTNAKAVLKTRMLGGTPPDSFQAHAGQELIGTWVVAGRMEDLSGLFKSEGWNKVFPKDLVKLISSKGGTWSVPVNVHRSNVMWYNPAKLKAWGVTAPKTWPEFLKTCSTLKAKGVAAPLVVGENWTQQHLWESVMIGTIGAANWENLWAGKLKFTDPKVVGGFTTFGKVMDCANKDASGLSWQQASDRIISGQSAFNVMGDWAAGYFTTTKKLTPMGGFGWAPAPGTTKTFVMLADSFGLPKGAKDRAEAMNWLKILGSKAGQDAFNPLKGSIAARTDSDLSKYNTYSRSAAADWKSNKIVGSLVHGAVAPESFTSAFGAIIDQFVASKNSAGAAAAAQQLAVRAGISK
- a CDS encoding ROK family protein translates to MLHADSHSPDTLDLAAIRARHTLLLLGLLWDRDLARVDIARELGLSRSAISSIVTELISVGLVQEVGTRGTGGVGRRATLLNLNTRAAALLAIDLGASHARVDALDLHCRPLATRTVGHDIALGPQATYALLRDLTAQVLADANLHAAQIALVGIGVPGPVDHDTGRVVQPPNMPGWDGENVRAALQDALNLEVLVDNDANLGALAEARFGAHRGIQDLIYVKVATGIGAGVLLGGRLHRGTRGGAGEIGHISINEQGPVGRSGNPGSLESYAAAQVIENHARSLRLQGHPTSLPDPLTIEDLLAHAGSDPLARVVWEEAGHHLGVAISTTLNLFNPAAVIIGGRLSQAGDVLLRAIRVSAQSRTMRINADRTRIDLGTLGQDAGVLGAGAMMLDSLFTPRGLPHLYGIARMNQNARDLAGSRAPPPATRPAPRTLNAPVSHGGTP
- a CDS encoding carbohydrate ABC transporter permease, whose product is MTTTAPANAAPTATPRRPLKPGRILMYALLILAALFFLVPVYLLLATALKSPDAINLATTWHWPAALNWASFSDAWAKIGGNVLNSLFLAVTATLLSALLGSLNGYALSKWKFRGANTMFALMLFGMFIPYQAILIPLFQFIKSLGLYGSIWGLVLAHVVYGIPITTLIFRNFYADVPDALIEAATIDGAGFWQIYGRVIFPISIPGFVVVIIWQFTQVWNEFLFAATLTNTTSQPVTYALSQLAGGQAVSWNLPMAGAILAALPTLLVYILLGRYFVRGLLAGSVKG
- a CDS encoding GIY-YIG nuclease family protein, producing MTPDKPYYVYALKDPRQHPARPFYIGKGTGTRAHDHLIRPDHTPKGDRIREIEGAGAQVLVSYLVEHLTEAEALRLEAELIAAFGTQASGGLLTNTVLPSGLGGKERPGLTVPAGAPEKAQVGLTLLKDAVLEFAQANPGGVKNAEVASLLGLRSDYGGGSKDYLSYSLLGLLMREGKIGRNGKGRHVAQVK
- a CDS encoding carbohydrate ABC transporter permease — protein: MKGLSKDRLWSIAVLTPSIILIAVFVYGFIARSVYVSMTDWGNDPAQALALNPIIRWVGFTNYQDLFTGFLQGRFRQELVSTIFFTLFFILGCLGLGLGLALILDRNPRGEGLWRTIFLFPMSLSFIVTGTIWRWMLQPEGGVNQAPTLFGGQSGTFAWLSSTDAILKFDWNKLPLLTASVVGLVLVVMAVRAARSGDRTRTLVAGACAALLFLWALFIGPNVKLLPAPELHGFNLALIGIIIAAVWQMSGYTMALYLAGLRGIPEELREAAKVDGANDLGMYQHVIFPLLAPITLSAMIVLGHISLKIFDLVYAMAGPDNIATSVPALNMYLTSFRQNQFALGAAIGTILLILVAFVIVPYLASQFRTEEGHA
- a CDS encoding bifunctional nicotinamide-nucleotide adenylyltransferase/Nudix hydroxylase, with the translated sequence MTSPALPPRRRRTFGVYIGRFEPPHAAHLAVMLEALQSVQKLIVVIGSARAARNIKNPFTAEERQDLISAMLRGAGIPRTRVLFVHVRDYYYNEALWLSEVQAGVTAHTRGSTDVALIGHIKDESSYYLRSFPAWEFIPTHVVSPLSATDVRRAYFEGRPDTVQGMVPPAVHAFLTTFQTTPDYRDLRDEYEYLARYRAAWKDAPYPPIFVTTDAVITRSGHVLLVRRGGLPGRGRLAMPGGFLEQNETLLDCCVREVQEETGLGTALDLKAALRAQAVFDYPDRSLRGRTITHAFHFDLGIGQLPRLSGGSDASEALWMPLSDVLARPELFFEDHHAIIEHFVMRG